Proteins found in one Methylobacterium sp. CB376 genomic segment:
- the pncA gene encoding bifunctional nicotinamidase/pyrazinamidase, whose amino-acid sequence MIVPAETDVLLVVDVQRDFLPGGALAVPDGDAVLGPINDLGRRFRHVVLTQDWHPPGHASFASSHPGRAPFESLDLAYGPQVLWPDHCVMGTPGAALADGLDLAGAELVIRKGYRPGIDSYSAFLEADRRTTTGLAGYLRERGLARVVLCGLATDFCVGWSALDARAAGFEAVVVEEACRGIDQAGSLARAWEAMARAGVARVSLAAIGG is encoded by the coding sequence GTGATCGTTCCGGCCGAGACCGACGTCCTCCTGGTGGTGGACGTCCAGCGCGACTTCCTCCCCGGCGGCGCCCTCGCGGTGCCGGACGGGGACGCGGTGCTCGGGCCGATCAACGACCTCGGACGGCGTTTCCGGCACGTCGTCCTCACCCAGGACTGGCACCCGCCCGGCCACGCCTCCTTCGCGTCGAGCCACCCGGGCCGCGCGCCCTTCGAGAGCCTGGACCTCGCCTACGGCCCGCAGGTGCTGTGGCCGGACCATTGCGTCATGGGCACGCCCGGCGCGGCGCTGGCGGACGGGCTCGATCTCGCCGGGGCCGAACTGGTGATCCGCAAGGGCTACCGGCCCGGCATCGACAGCTACTCGGCCTTCCTTGAGGCGGACCGGCGCACGACGACCGGGCTCGCGGGCTACCTGCGCGAGCGCGGCCTCGCGCGGGTCGTGCTGTGCGGGCTCGCCACGGATTTCTGCGTCGGCTGGAGCGCCCTCGACGCGCGGGCGGCCGGGTTCGAGGCCGTGGTCGTCGAGGAGGCCTGCCGGGGGATCGATCAGGCGGGCTCGCTCGCGCGCGCCTGGGAGGCGATGGCGCGCGCGGGTGTCGCGCGGGTGTCCCTCGCGGCGATCGGCGGCTGA
- a CDS encoding quinone oxidoreductase family protein, whose product MPKAIRVHEYGGPEVMRYEEVDLPAPGPGQIRVRQRAVGVNFIDIYFRSGLYKAPQLPFTPGNEGTGEVVAVGEGVAGLAVGDRVAYGSAAQTYAQEAVIEARMAVKVPDGIDDATAAAMMLKGLTAQYLLRKTYRVQPGDTILFHAAAGGVGLIATQWAKHLGATVIGTVGSRDKAELAKQHGCDHVILYRDEDFAARVKEITGGKGCAVVYDGVGQATYPASLDCLRPFGMFVSFGNASGVIENFNIGLLGPKGSLYATRPTLFTHVAERASLEAMADDLFGVVGSGAVRIPVHSRVPLAEAAQVHRDLAGRQTTGATVLIP is encoded by the coding sequence ATGCCGAAGGCGATCCGGGTGCACGAATATGGCGGCCCCGAGGTGATGCGCTACGAGGAGGTCGACCTCCCGGCGCCCGGCCCGGGCCAGATCCGCGTGCGGCAGCGGGCGGTGGGCGTCAACTTCATCGACATCTACTTCCGCTCCGGCCTCTACAAGGCGCCGCAGCTGCCCTTCACCCCCGGCAACGAGGGGACCGGCGAGGTGGTGGCGGTGGGCGAGGGCGTCGCCGGCCTCGCGGTCGGCGACCGGGTCGCCTACGGCTCGGCCGCGCAGACCTACGCGCAGGAGGCGGTGATCGAGGCCCGGATGGCCGTCAAGGTGCCGGACGGCATCGACGACGCCACGGCCGCCGCCATGATGCTCAAGGGGCTCACCGCCCAGTACCTGCTGCGCAAGACCTATCGGGTGCAGCCCGGCGACACGATCCTGTTCCACGCCGCGGCGGGCGGCGTCGGCCTCATCGCCACGCAATGGGCCAAGCATCTCGGCGCGACGGTGATCGGCACGGTGGGCTCCCGGGACAAGGCGGAACTCGCCAAGCAGCACGGCTGCGACCACGTCATCCTCTACCGCGACGAGGATTTCGCGGCCCGGGTCAAGGAGATCACCGGCGGCAAGGGCTGCGCGGTGGTCTACGACGGCGTCGGCCAGGCGACCTACCCGGCCTCCCTCGACTGCCTGCGGCCCTTCGGCATGTTCGTGAGCTTCGGCAACGCCTCGGGCGTGATCGAGAATTTCAACATCGGGCTGCTCGGGCCCAAGGGCTCGCTCTACGCCACCCGGCCGACGCTGTTCACGCACGTGGCCGAGCGGGCGAGCCTGGAGGCGATGGCGGATGACCTGTTCGGGGTCGTCGGGAGCGGCGCGGTGAGGATCCCGGTCCACAGCCGGGTGCCGCTGGCCGAGGCCGCGCAGGTCCACCGCGACCTCGCCGGCCGCCAGACCACCGGCGCCACCGTGCTGATCCCGTGA
- a CDS encoding UbiH/UbiF family hydroxylase, with protein sequence MGEAENPDFEVAVVGAGAAGLAAALALSRDGLRTALLGRHAPVADGRTVALLDGSVRFLGALGAWEAIAPSAAALAELHLIDDTGSLFRPPPARFVAAEIGLGAFGWNVESARLVEALRACARAAPGLTLIEEDVAGAAPAGGAATVTLEGGAQVRARLVVAADGARSPLREAAGIPVRRWDYPQAALTTILSHARDHREISTEFHTRQGPFTLVPLPGGRRSSLVWVTAAEKAERLRGLDDAALAAAVERRAQALLGRMAIDGPRGVVPMRGLLATRPVAPRLALVGEAAHVFPPIGAQGLNLGLRDAAALRDLLVEARQGGADPGGEALLGRFARGRALDARLRSGAVDALNRSLLSGLLPADLLRGAGLLALSTIAPLRRAVMREGILPRFGTPRLMRA encoded by the coding sequence GTGGGCGAGGCAGAGAATCCCGACTTCGAGGTCGCCGTGGTGGGGGCGGGCGCGGCCGGCCTGGCCGCGGCCCTCGCCCTGTCCCGCGACGGGCTGCGCACCGCCCTCCTCGGCCGGCACGCCCCGGTGGCGGACGGGCGCACCGTCGCGCTGCTCGACGGGTCGGTGCGCTTCCTCGGGGCGCTGGGAGCCTGGGAGGCGATCGCGCCCTCCGCCGCCGCCCTGGCCGAACTGCACCTCATCGACGACACAGGCAGCCTGTTCCGACCGCCGCCGGCCCGCTTCGTCGCGGCGGAGATCGGCCTCGGCGCCTTCGGCTGGAACGTCGAGAGCGCGCGCCTGGTCGAGGCCCTGCGCGCCTGCGCCCGCGCGGCGCCGGGCCTGACCCTGATCGAGGAGGACGTGGCCGGCGCCGCGCCGGCAGGCGGGGCCGCGACCGTCACGCTCGAAGGGGGGGCGCAGGTGCGGGCCCGGCTCGTCGTCGCCGCGGACGGCGCCCGCTCGCCCCTGCGCGAGGCGGCCGGGATCCCGGTGCGGCGCTGGGACTACCCGCAGGCGGCGCTCACCACCATCCTGTCCCACGCCCGCGACCACCGCGAGATCTCGACCGAGTTCCACACCCGGCAGGGGCCCTTCACCCTGGTGCCGCTCCCGGGCGGGCGCCGGTCGAGCCTGGTCTGGGTGACGGCGGCCGAGAAGGCGGAGCGGCTGCGCGGCCTCGACGACGCGGCCCTCGCCGCCGCCGTGGAGCGGCGGGCCCAGGCCCTGCTCGGCCGCATGGCGATCGACGGGCCGCGCGGGGTCGTGCCGATGCGGGGCCTCCTCGCGACGCGCCCGGTCGCGCCCCGCCTCGCCCTGGTCGGCGAGGCCGCCCACGTCTTCCCGCCGATCGGCGCGCAGGGCCTGAATCTCGGGCTGCGCGACGCCGCGGCCCTGCGCGACCTGCTGGTCGAGGCGCGGCAGGGCGGCGCGGATCCCGGCGGCGAGGCGCTGCTCGGGCGCTTCGCCCGCGGCCGGGCGCTCGATGCCCGCCTGCGCAGCGGCGCCGTCGACGCCCTCAACCGCAGCCTGCTCTCGGGCCTGCTCCCGGCCGACCTCCTGCGCGGCGCCGGACTCCTCGCCCTCTCGACCATCGCCCCCCTGCGCCGCGCGGTGATGCGCGAGGGCATCCTGCCCCGCTTCGGCACGCCCCGGCTGATGCGGGCCTGA
- a CDS encoding patatin-like phospholipase family protein, whose amino-acid sequence MMWDGLGLFSAGPTRRLADAGGGGGGASLSDEPPRPGPRPRRPKLGLALGGGAARGWSHIGVIEALEEAGFGIDVVAGCSIGAAVGACYAGGKLAALKEFALSLTKRRVMGLLDFHLSGSGLIAGERLRQLLERDLGGQCIEALPVTFATVATELGSGHEIWLTRGGVVEAVRASYALPGIFDPVKVGGRWLMDGALVNPVPVTVARALGADVVLCVNLNGDIRIRGTVIQAHGGDASVVEAAANEAVETLTEAPRRWPRLRAQRAPKPRLDPGMPGGIASVMVDAFNITQDRISRSRLAGDPPDVMINPKLAQMGLFEFHRAEECIELGRQAARKMLPEIREVVAAAALPG is encoded by the coding sequence ATGATGTGGGACGGCCTGGGTCTCTTTTCGGCAGGGCCGACCCGTCGCCTCGCGGATGCGGGCGGCGGGGGCGGGGGCGCGAGCCTCTCGGACGAGCCGCCCCGGCCCGGGCCCCGCCCCCGCCGCCCCAAGCTCGGCCTCGCCCTCGGAGGCGGCGCCGCCCGGGGCTGGTCGCATATCGGCGTGATCGAAGCTCTGGAGGAAGCGGGATTCGGGATCGACGTGGTGGCGGGCTGCTCGATCGGCGCCGCCGTCGGGGCCTGCTACGCGGGCGGCAAGCTCGCCGCCCTCAAGGAGTTCGCCCTCTCGCTGACGAAGCGCCGGGTGATGGGCCTGCTCGACTTCCACCTGAGCGGCTCCGGCCTCATCGCGGGCGAGCGGCTGCGCCAGTTGCTGGAGCGCGACCTCGGCGGGCAATGCATCGAGGCCCTGCCCGTCACCTTCGCGACCGTCGCGACCGAACTCGGCAGCGGCCACGAGATCTGGCTCACCCGCGGCGGCGTCGTCGAGGCGGTGCGCGCCTCCTACGCGCTCCCGGGCATCTTCGACCCGGTCAAGGTCGGCGGCCGCTGGCTGATGGACGGGGCGCTCGTGAACCCGGTGCCGGTGACGGTGGCCCGCGCCCTGGGCGCGGACGTCGTCCTGTGCGTGAACCTCAACGGCGACATCCGCATCCGCGGGACCGTGATCCAGGCGCATGGCGGCGACGCGAGCGTGGTCGAGGCGGCCGCGAACGAGGCTGTGGAGACCCTGACCGAGGCGCCGCGCCGCTGGCCGCGGCTGCGCGCCCAGCGCGCGCCCAAGCCCCGGCTCGACCCCGGCATGCCGGGGGGCATCGCCAGCGTGATGGTGGACGCCTTCAACATCACGCAGGACCGGATTTCGCGCTCGCGCCTCGCGGGCGACCCGCCCGACGTGATGATCAACCCGAAGCTCGCCCAGATGGGCCTGTTCGAGTTCCACCGGGCCGAGGAGTGCATCGAGCTCGGGCGTCAGGCCGCCCGCAAGATGCTCCCGGAGATCCGCGAAGTCGTGGCCGCCGCGGCCCTTCCGGGCTGA
- a CDS encoding CBS domain-containing protein, producing MTVARILSQKGRTVVTVQPHRTLSEAATLLAEKGIGALVVSDAGLSVLGIISERDIIRAVARHGAEALDHSISRHMTGRVVTCTRGTAIEEVMELMTDGRFRHVPVVEEDRLVGLVSIGDVVKHRIALVEAEQQALREYIATA from the coding sequence ATGACCGTTGCGCGTATCCTGTCCCAGAAGGGGCGCACCGTGGTGACGGTGCAGCCCCACCGCACGCTCTCCGAGGCGGCGACCCTGCTCGCCGAGAAGGGCATCGGCGCCCTCGTGGTGAGCGATGCCGGCCTCTCGGTGCTGGGCATCATCTCGGAGCGCGACATCATCCGGGCGGTCGCCCGCCACGGCGCGGAGGCGCTCGATCACTCCATCTCGCGCCACATGACCGGGCGCGTCGTCACCTGCACCCGCGGCACCGCCATCGAGGAGGTCATGGAGCTGATGACGGACGGGCGCTTCCGCCACGTTCCGGTCGTGGAGGAGGACCGCCTCGTCGGCCTCGTCTCGATCGGCGACGTCGTGAAGCACCGCATCGCCCTGGTCGAGGCCGAGCAGCAGGCCCTGCGGGAATACATCGCCACCGCCTGA
- a CDS encoding rhomboid family intramembrane serine protease: MDATPDLPRPPRVPVFNMPGVVSAAVGLLVLIQAGRVLIPDTWDITLLVDLALVPARATLALDPGRADEVVRAAASWPGSPLEVQARAAFANYIVAENAAMPWTFVTYGLLHGSWAHVLLNGLWLAAFGTPVARRCGAWRFCAIALAATVAGGALHVLLDPLSSLPLVGASAGVSGLMAAATRFVFQPVPDAGAAPGLLPWQRPVPSRLQTIPELLRNRAAALFLVIWFVTNLLFGLLAVPLGISDASVAWDAHLGGFLAGFVLLPLLEPRRR; this comes from the coding sequence ATGGATGCGACCCCCGATCTGCCGCGCCCGCCCCGGGTGCCGGTCTTCAACATGCCGGGCGTGGTCTCGGCCGCGGTCGGCCTGCTCGTCCTGATCCAGGCGGGCCGGGTGCTGATCCCCGACACCTGGGACATCACGCTCCTCGTCGACCTCGCGCTGGTGCCGGCCCGCGCGACCCTCGCGCTCGATCCCGGCCGGGCGGACGAGGTGGTGCGGGCCGCCGCCTCCTGGCCCGGCAGCCCCCTGGAGGTGCAGGCGCGCGCGGCCTTCGCCAACTACATCGTGGCCGAGAACGCCGCGATGCCCTGGACCTTCGTGACCTACGGGCTGCTGCACGGCTCCTGGGCGCACGTCCTCCTCAACGGCCTCTGGCTGGCGGCCTTCGGCACCCCGGTGGCGCGGCGCTGCGGCGCGTGGCGCTTCTGCGCCATCGCGCTCGCCGCGACGGTCGCGGGCGGGGCGCTGCACGTGCTGCTCGATCCGCTCAGTTCGCTGCCCCTCGTCGGCGCCTCGGCGGGCGTCTCCGGGCTGATGGCGGCCGCGACCCGCTTCGTCTTCCAGCCCGTGCCCGATGCGGGCGCGGCGCCGGGGCTGCTGCCCTGGCAGCGCCCGGTCCCGTCCCGTCTGCAGACCATCCCGGAACTCCTGCGCAACCGCGCCGCCGCCCTGTTCCTCGTGATCTGGTTCGTCACCAACCTGCTCTTCGGCCTGCTCGCGGTGCCCCTCGGCATCAGCGACGCGAGCGTCGCCTGGGACGCGCATCTCGGCGGGTTCCTGGCCGGCTTCGTCCTGCTGCCGCTGCTGGAGCCCCGGCGCCGCTGA
- a CDS encoding PAS domain-containing protein — protein sequence MKHPTSALLHAYWNGLRGARAAPERAEIEPGEIRHILADSLILEIEPALQLATIRLAGTRLCALFGGELRGRRFQSLWGPGAASDPWRLVDVVVQETVGVVVGLVGTTDEGDAVDLELLLLPLRHRGKTQARVIGSLSAGKSPSWLGLRPITALRTVSLRVLTGAERQDPDHPPEPANDHDQARRPRLVLHRGGRH from the coding sequence ATGAAGCACCCGACCAGCGCCCTGCTCCACGCCTACTGGAACGGCCTGCGCGGCGCCCGCGCGGCGCCGGAGCGCGCCGAGATCGAGCCGGGGGAGATCCGCCACATCCTGGCCGACAGCCTGATCCTGGAGATCGAGCCGGCGCTGCAGCTGGCGACGATCCGCCTCGCCGGAACCCGCCTCTGCGCGCTGTTCGGGGGCGAGCTGCGCGGCCGGCGCTTCCAGAGCCTGTGGGGGCCCGGGGCGGCCTCCGATCCGTGGCGGCTCGTCGACGTGGTGGTGCAGGAGACGGTCGGGGTGGTGGTCGGCCTCGTCGGCACCACGGACGAGGGCGACGCGGTCGATCTCGAATTGCTGCTCCTGCCCCTGCGCCACCGCGGCAAGACCCAGGCGCGGGTGATCGGCTCCCTCTCGGCGGGGAAGTCGCCGAGCTGGCTCGGCCTGCGGCCGATCACGGCGCTGCGCACCGTCTCGCTGCGCGTCCTCACCGGGGCGGAGCGGCAGGACCCGGACCACCCGCCCGAGCCGGCCAACGACCACGATCAGGCGCGCCGGCCGCGGCTCGTCCTGCATCGGGGCGGCCGTCACTGA
- a CDS encoding PilZ domain-containing protein, which yields MSTVASPSVSRARLLAAQASDRRRHHRVTVSLLGRYMLSDRREYPCQTVDISPGGVRLVCAVTGEVGERTVIYLEHLGRIEGTIARVLPDGFAVAISATAHKREKIASQLTWLANRASLGLPEDRRHERVVPRQTAVTLRLDTGVEVPARLIDVSLSGAALACDLPLAIDSALLVGRTPCRVVRQFRGGIAVEFRLPISPDRFDENLVL from the coding sequence ATGAGCACCGTTGCGAGCCCGTCCGTCTCCCGTGCCCGGCTGCTCGCCGCGCAGGCGTCGGATCGGCGCCGCCACCACCGGGTGACCGTCTCGCTCCTGGGGCGGTACATGCTGTCCGACCGCCGGGAATATCCCTGCCAGACCGTGGACATCTCCCCGGGCGGGGTGCGGCTGGTCTGCGCCGTGACCGGCGAGGTCGGCGAGCGGACGGTGATCTACCTGGAGCATCTCGGCCGGATCGAGGGGACGATCGCGCGGGTGCTGCCGGACGGGTTCGCGGTGGCGATCAGCGCGACCGCGCACAAGCGGGAGAAGATCGCCTCGCAGCTGACCTGGCTGGCCAACCGCGCGAGTCTCGGCCTGCCGGAGGACCGGCGCCACGAGCGCGTGGTGCCGCGCCAGACCGCCGTCACGCTCCGGCTCGACACCGGGGTCGAGGTGCCCGCGCGCCTGATCGACGTGTCGCTGTCGGGGGCCGCCCTCGCCTGCGACCTGCCGCTCGCGATCGATTCCGCTCTCCTCGTCGGGCGCACGCCCTGCCGGGTGGTGCGCCAGTTCAGGGGCGGCATCGCGGTGGAGTTCCGCCTGCCGATCTCGCCCGACCGCTTCGACGAGAACCTCGTCCTCTAG
- a CDS encoding formate--tetrahydrofolate ligase: MPTDIEIARAATLQPISAIAETLGIPDEALHPYGRHIAKIDHAHIASLEAKPEGKLVLVTAISPTPAGEGKTTTTVGLGDALNRIGKRTVICLREPSLGPCFGMKGGAAGGGRSQVVPMEAINLHFTGDFHAITSAHSLAAALIDNHIYWGNALGIDPRRVAWRRVVDMNDRSLRSIVQSLGGVANGYPREDGFDITVASEVMAVFCLARDLADLEARLGRIVVAESRERKPVTLADLKATGAMTVLLKDALQPNLVQTLEGSPALIHGGPFANIAHGCNSVIATRSGLRLGEYAVTEAGFGADLGAEKFIDIKCRQTGLSPSAVVIVATVRALKMHGGVEKKALGGENVAALEKGFANLQRHVENVRRFGLPVVVAVNHFHADTEAEHAALKALCRDRLDVQAITCRHWAEGGAGAEDLARAVVSLAEGGAPATPNFVYPEEAKLTDKIRTIAQTLYGAADIQVESKAAAKLAQFEKDGYGRLPVCMAKTQYSFSTDPGLIGAPSGHVVAVRDVRLSAGAGFVVVICGEIMTMPGLPKVPASEGIYLDANGQIEGLF; this comes from the coding sequence ATGCCGACTGACATCGAGATTGCCCGCGCGGCCACCCTGCAGCCGATCAGCGCCATCGCCGAGACGCTCGGCATCCCGGACGAGGCCCTGCACCCCTACGGGCGGCACATCGCCAAGATCGACCATGCCCACATCGCCTCGCTGGAGGCCAAGCCCGAGGGCAAGCTGGTCCTGGTGACGGCGATCAGCCCGACCCCCGCGGGCGAGGGCAAGACCACCACCACCGTCGGTCTCGGCGACGCGCTGAACCGGATCGGCAAGCGGACGGTGATCTGCCTGCGCGAGCCCTCGCTCGGCCCCTGCTTCGGCATGAAGGGCGGCGCGGCCGGCGGCGGCAGGTCCCAGGTCGTGCCCATGGAGGCGATCAACCTCCACTTCACGGGCGATTTCCACGCCATCACCTCGGCCCACAGCCTCGCGGCGGCGCTGATCGACAACCACATCTACTGGGGCAACGCACTCGGCATCGACCCGCGCCGGGTCGCTTGGCGGCGCGTCGTCGACATGAACGACCGGTCGCTGCGCTCGATCGTGCAGTCGCTCGGCGGCGTCGCCAACGGCTACCCGCGCGAGGACGGGTTCGACATCACGGTCGCCTCCGAGGTGATGGCGGTGTTCTGCCTCGCCCGCGACCTCGCGGATCTGGAGGCGCGGCTCGGCCGGATCGTCGTCGCCGAGAGCCGCGAGCGCAAGCCCGTGACCCTCGCCGACCTGAAGGCGACGGGCGCCATGACGGTGCTGCTCAAGGACGCGCTGCAGCCGAACCTCGTCCAGACCCTGGAAGGGAGCCCGGCGCTGATCCATGGCGGCCCCTTCGCCAACATCGCGCATGGCTGCAACTCGGTGATCGCGACCCGCTCGGGCCTGCGCCTCGGCGAGTACGCGGTCACGGAGGCCGGGTTCGGGGCCGATCTCGGCGCCGAGAAGTTCATCGACATCAAGTGCCGCCAGACCGGCCTGTCGCCGAGCGCCGTGGTCATCGTGGCCACGGTGCGGGCCCTCAAGATGCACGGCGGCGTCGAGAAGAAGGCGCTCGGCGGGGAGAACGTCGCGGCCCTGGAGAAGGGCTTCGCCAACCTCCAGCGCCACGTCGAGAACGTGCGCCGCTTCGGACTCCCGGTGGTGGTGGCGGTGAACCACTTCCACGCCGACACGGAGGCCGAGCACGCCGCCCTCAAGGCCCTGTGCCGCGACAGGCTCGACGTCCAGGCGATCACCTGCCGCCACTGGGCGGAGGGCGGCGCGGGGGCGGAGGATCTCGCCCGGGCGGTGGTGTCCCTCGCCGAGGGCGGCGCGCCCGCGACCCCGAACTTCGTCTACCCGGAAGAGGCCAAGCTCACCGACAAGATCCGCACCATCGCCCAGACGCTGTACGGGGCGGCGGACATCCAGGTCGAGTCGAAGGCCGCCGCCAAGCTCGCCCAGTTCGAGAAGGACGGCTACGGCAGGCTCCCGGTCTGCATGGCCAAGACCCAGTACTCGTTCTCGACCGATCCCGGCCTGATCGGGGCGCCGAGCGGCCACGTGGTGGCGGTGCGCGACGTGCGCCTCTCGGCCGGGGCCGGCTTCGTGGTGGTGATCTGCGGGGAGATCATGACCATGCCGGGCCTGCCCAAGGTGCCGGCCTCCGAGGGCATCTACCTCGACGCGAACGGGCAGATCGAGGGCCTGTTCTGA
- a CDS encoding aspartate aminotransferase family protein translates to MTTNAATLRAANDALAPNDLDAWWLPFTANRAFKRKPRMVARAKDMHYYTPDGRAILDGVAGLWCCNAGHNRDPIVAAIQAQAAELDFSPAFQFGHAGGFALASRIAALAPGDLDHVFFCNSGSEAVDTALKVALAYWNARGQGGRTRLIGRERGYHGVGFGGISVGGIVTNRRMFGTLLAGVDHLPHTYAREHQAFTVGEPEWGAHLADDLERIVALHDASTIAAVIVEPMAGSTGVLPPPKGYLQRLRQICDRHGILLIFDEVISGFGRLGHAFAAERYGVVPDMITFAKAVNSGTVPMGGVLVRKGIYDAFMQGPERTIELFHGYTYSAHPLACAAALATLDLYRDEDLFARARRLEPVLAEGLMSLRDLPNVLDIRALGLVGAIDLASRPDAAGARAFEAMDRAFQEFGLMVRITGETIAVTPPLVIGEDQIGELVDKLGRVIRAVA, encoded by the coding sequence ATGACGACGAACGCGGCGACCCTGAGAGCGGCGAACGACGCGCTGGCGCCGAACGACCTCGACGCCTGGTGGCTGCCCTTCACGGCGAACCGCGCCTTCAAGCGCAAGCCCCGCATGGTCGCCCGCGCGAAGGACATGCACTACTACACGCCGGACGGACGCGCGATCCTCGACGGCGTCGCCGGCCTGTGGTGCTGCAATGCCGGCCACAACCGCGACCCGATCGTGGCGGCGATCCAGGCGCAGGCGGCGGAACTCGACTTCTCCCCCGCCTTCCAGTTCGGCCATGCCGGGGGCTTCGCGCTCGCCTCGCGCATCGCCGCCCTCGCGCCGGGCGACCTCGACCACGTCTTCTTCTGCAATTCGGGCTCGGAGGCGGTCGACACCGCGCTCAAGGTCGCGCTCGCCTACTGGAACGCCCGCGGGCAGGGGGGGCGCACGCGCCTGATCGGCCGCGAGCGCGGCTATCACGGCGTCGGCTTCGGCGGCATCTCGGTGGGCGGCATCGTCACCAACCGCAGGATGTTCGGCACGCTGCTGGCGGGCGTCGACCACCTGCCGCACACCTACGCGCGCGAGCACCAGGCCTTCACGGTGGGCGAGCCGGAATGGGGGGCGCATCTCGCCGACGATCTGGAGCGGATCGTGGCCCTGCACGACGCCTCGACGATCGCGGCGGTGATCGTGGAGCCGATGGCCGGCTCGACCGGCGTGCTGCCGCCGCCCAAGGGCTACCTGCAGCGCCTGCGGCAGATCTGCGACCGGCACGGCATCCTGCTGATCTTCGACGAGGTCATCTCGGGCTTCGGCCGGCTCGGCCACGCCTTCGCGGCCGAGCGCTACGGCGTGGTTCCGGACATGATCACCTTCGCCAAGGCGGTGAATTCCGGCACGGTGCCGATGGGCGGCGTCCTCGTGCGCAAGGGCATCTACGACGCCTTCATGCAGGGGCCCGAGCGCACCATCGAGCTGTTCCACGGCTACACCTACTCGGCGCATCCGCTCGCCTGCGCGGCGGCGCTGGCGACGCTCGACCTCTACCGCGACGAGGATCTCTTCGCCCGGGCCCGGCGCCTGGAGCCGGTGCTGGCCGAGGGCCTGATGAGCCTGCGCGACCTGCCCAACGTGCTCGACATCCGCGCCCTCGGCCTCGTCGGCGCGATCGACCTCGCCTCCCGCCCGGACGCGGCCGGGGCGCGGGCCTTCGAGGCCATGGACCGGGCCTTCCAGGAATTCGGCCTGATGGTGCGCATCACCGGCGAGACCATCGCGGTGACCCCGCCCCTTGTCATCGGCGAGGACCAGATCGGGGAACTCGTGGACAAGCTCGGCCGGGTGATCCGGGCGGTGGCCTGA
- a CDS encoding DUF6894 family protein has translation MPRYFFDVKDSTLSVPDEAGLECRDLGDAHRQACALIVDAMTGPEPLALEWQNWRVEVRDEARSLLFSVPFPGERA, from the coding sequence GTGCCCCGCTATTTCTTCGACGTGAAGGACTCGACGCTGAGCGTTCCCGACGAGGCCGGGCTGGAATGCCGCGACCTCGGCGACGCGCACCGGCAGGCCTGTGCCCTGATCGTCGACGCCATGACCGGCCCCGAACCCCTCGCCCTCGAATGGCAGAACTGGCGCGTCGAGGTGCGCGACGAGGCGCGCAGCCTCCTGTTCAGCGTGCCCTTCCCGGGCGAACGCGCCTGA
- a CDS encoding VOC family protein, whose translation MSTPERTAPAVKGGIVAYLTVEGAMAAASFYARAFGAEIVASHPADEKGRTMHVHLHLHGASLMLCDPYPEHGHPWRAPQGFHLLLPVDDIAAWWERAVAAGAEVVTPVAEMFWGDLYGQLRDPFGVTWAMNQPKRTGPNELA comes from the coding sequence ATGAGCACGCCAGAGAGGACGGCCCCGGCCGTGAAGGGCGGGATCGTGGCCTACCTGACCGTCGAGGGGGCGATGGCGGCCGCCTCGTTCTACGCGCGCGCCTTCGGGGCCGAGATCGTCGCGTCCCATCCCGCCGACGAGAAGGGCCGCACCATGCACGTGCACCTGCATCTCCACGGCGCCTCGCTGATGCTGTGCGATCCCTATCCGGAGCACGGCCATCCCTGGCGCGCCCCGCAGGGCTTCCACCTCCTGCTGCCGGTCGACGACATCGCCGCCTGGTGGGAGCGGGCGGTCGCCGCGGGGGCCGAGGTGGTGACTCCGGTCGCCGAGATGTTCTGGGGCGACCTCTACGGCCAGCTGCGCGACCCTTTCGGCGTCACCTGGGCGATGAACCAGCCCAAACGAACCGGCCCAAATGAACTAGCCTGA